Part of the Bacillus andreraoultii genome is shown below.
AAAGGATATTACCCACAAATGCTTGAAAAACTAAACAAACTAGCCTATGCTTATGCCAGCGAATTTAATGAAATTCATCGGAATGGCTATGGATTAAATAGTGACCAAAAGGCAGGCAATTTCTTTGATATCGGTTCAAGTACATCATTTGATAAAAATATTAATTATGCGCAAATCATTAAAGTAAGCGATGATGTAAAAAAAGATCCAGCAAAAATCGCTGCATCCGGAGATCCAGGTAGTAACTCTGGTAATAATCAAAATGCATTTTTACTTTCAAAAATAAAGTCAAAGGATTTTAGTGAATATTCCGCTTCACTTCCAGACGACATGTCAGGAACATTTGATTTCTATTATGCCGCGATGATTGGTGACCTTGGGGTTTCTGCTCAAAGTGCGAATAAAAATAGAGATAATGTCCAGGTGTTAGTTGATTCTGTTGAAAACAACCGTCAATCTGTTAGCGGTGTTTTACTAGATGAAGAAATGACAAATTTAATTATGTTTCAACATGCTTATAATGCATCAGCACGAATGATTAATGTCATTGATGAAATGTTAGATAAAGTTATTAACGGTATGGGCGTAGTCGGCCGATAATCGATTGTACATGAATTTTAACTTTAATAGAATGTTTCCGACAATACTTTAAACAGAGGCGGTGAAAACATGCGGGTAACTCAATCCATGTTATCAAATAATATGTTACGGAACTTAAGTAATAGTTATAATAAAATGGGGAAACTTCAAGACCAGCTAGCAACTCAAAAAAAGATTACTCGACCATCAGATGATCCAGTTGTAGCAATGCTTGGACTTGGATATCGAACTGACCTAAATCAAGTACAACAATATACGCGGAACATTAGTGAAGTAAATAATTGGCTTGAATCAACAGATGATGCCATTACCCAAGGTGTAAAAGTTCTTCAACGGGTACGAGAACTAACTGTACAAGCATCTAACGGGACATACGAAGAAACCCAACGTGATGCAATTGCTGTTGAGGTCGAACAATTACGTGACCAATTACAAACAATCGCCGAAACACAAGTCGGTGGGAAATATATTTTTAACGGAGCAAATACGAATCAGGCACCAAAAGACGGTCAATTCTCTGATGGGGATATTACGATTGAAATTTTTGATGGAATCTCAATGACGGTCAACACAAAAGGAAAAGATTTATTCGGTTCTGCTCTTAGTGAAAAAGATCAGACAACAGGTGCTGAAGAAGGTACTTTGAATGGTTTGATAAAAATATTAAAAGACCCAACAGCAACGGATGGTCAAATCAATGAATATATTGGAAAAATCGATAAAGAAATTGATCGGTTTTTGAAAGTTCAAGCTGAAGTTGGGGCAAAACAAAACCGGGTTGAAATGATGAAAGATAGACTCAGTGCTCAAAAAGTGATTTCAACAAGAATACTTTCTGAAAATGAAGACGTCGAAATGGAACAAGTAATTACTGAAATGATCACACAAGAATCAATCCACCGGGCAGCGTTGAGTGTCGGTGCAAAAATCATTCAACCATCGCTTATGGACTTTTTAAGATAAATATAGATGATAAGGAGCTATTCGTTTGGGATAGCTTTCTTTTATCTACTAGGAAAGTATAAATTATTCAATTTCTACTTTCCTATACGCCCGGCGTAAGTACGGCTCTGCTTTCGTCTAAAGTCTCCAACCCTGAGTTTTCTTAATGGCTATCCCTTAACTTAAAATAATCACATGATAGTCTCACTAGATTTATTTCATATCATGAGGTGGAAACTGATGAACTTACCACAAATACGTCTCGAATCGACATTTGCAAAAATTGGTATCCAAACGGAGAAACCAATTCAAACCATTGAACAACCGAAAGCCATTCAAACGATCGAACAGCCAAAAGC
Proteins encoded:
- the flgL gene encoding flagellar hook-associated protein FlgL → MRVTQSMLSNNMLRNLSNSYNKMGKLQDQLATQKKITRPSDDPVVAMLGLGYRTDLNQVQQYTRNISEVNNWLESTDDAITQGVKVLQRVRELTVQASNGTYEETQRDAIAVEVEQLRDQLQTIAETQVGGKYIFNGANTNQAPKDGQFSDGDITIEIFDGISMTVNTKGKDLFGSALSEKDQTTGAEEGTLNGLIKILKDPTATDGQINEYIGKIDKEIDRFLKVQAEVGAKQNRVEMMKDRLSAQKVISTRILSENEDVEMEQVITEMITQESIHRAALSVGAKIIQPSLMDFLR